Proteins encoded in a region of the Perca fluviatilis chromosome 8, GENO_Pfluv_1.0, whole genome shotgun sequence genome:
- the LOC120563485 gene encoding dispanin subfamily A member 2b-like isoform X1: MNPLGHPAENVPLQGRYDGLPGLPGGSTVIQYTTVNMPPEPPKDHIIWSLCCFLYSNPCCLGLAALIFSIKARDQKVAGDLEGARHYGSTARCLNIWATVLFSISVLITIIIVTVIIVQLSNYSSYPYNYRG, from the exons ATGAATCCTCTAGGTCACCCGGCTGAAAATGTTCCACTGCAGGGGAGGTATGATGGGCTCCCTGGTCTGCCTGGAGGATCTACAGTGATTCAGTACACCACTGTGAACATGCCCCCCGAgccccccaaggaccacatcatctggtCCCTCTGCTGCTTTCTCTACTCAAACCCCTGCTGCCTCGGGCTGGCGGCTCTCATCTTCTCCATCAAG GCCAGAGACCAGAAGGTGGCTGGAGATCTGGAGGGTGCCCGACACTACGGCTCCACTGCCCGCTGCCTCAACATCTGGGCCACAGTCCTGTTTTCCATCAGTGTCCTTATTACCATTATTATAGTGACTGTCATAATTGTACAGTTGTCCAATTACAGCAGTTACCCATACAATTACAGAGGCTAA
- the LOC120563485 gene encoding dispanin subfamily A member 2b-like isoform X2, which yields MNPLGHPAENVPLQGRYDGLPGLPGGSTVIQYTTVNMPPEPPKDHIIWSLCCFLYSNPCCLGLAALIFSIKARDQKVAGDLEGARHYGSTARCLNIWATVLFSISVLITIIIVTVIIVQLSNYSSYPYNYRG from the exons ATGAATCCTCTAGGTCACCCGGCTGAAAATGTTCCACTGCAGGGGAGGTATGATGGGCTCCCTGGTCTGCCTGGAGGATCTACAGTGATTCAGTACACCACTGTGAACATGCCCCCCGAgccccccaaggaccacatcatctggtCCCTCTGCTGCTTTCTCTACTCAAACCCCTGCTGCCTCGGGCTGGCGGCTCTCATCTTCTCCATCAAG GCCAGAGACCAGAAGGTGGCTGGAGATCTGGAGGGTGCCCGACACTACGGCTCCACTGCCCGCTGCCTCAACATCTGGGCCACAGTCCTGTTTTCCATCAGTGTCCTTATTACCATTATTATAGTGACTGTCATAATTGTACAGTTGTCCAATTACAGCAGTTACCCATACAATTACAGAG